From Streptomyces sp. NBC_00775, one genomic window encodes:
- a CDS encoding Ig-like domain repeat protein, with protein MRTLPIATAFAVVFSSAALAIGTAGTAAADSSKSLPVKSSADIVVDGVHQHVFVSDPSNGKIVVTDYAGTVVKQITSLPGVIGMELSADSNTLYAAVRDADAVVAIDTTTQTESARYATGDGHYPQSVALAGGKLWFGYGASGGGNIGSLDLSGEQPVVTLDQDPNVFWYNAPMLDAAPGSNLLVGGESDRLGVYDVSSGTATRTATGNGSGSFGELQVTPDAQHVVVASGSPYYHQVFKTSDLTADGKYASDAYPNSVAIAPDGAVAAGIDGSYEPDVYVYRPGTTTSVRDYDFPNTGQTSGSDLLATSGLAWAPDDSRLFAVTSNSEGVYSLRVLTDPTKAATAITVDAPATATRAKQLTVKGKVTSKLALPTGAKLTVTRTDLESPSGKALASTTVKSDGTYSFTDTPPAGGKVKYTLKYAGDADHSAGSGSDTVEVSRAATTLSLNNNGKVYAYGADVKFTAHLGTTYKNRKVEIWSDPYGSDKPNKLVKSGTVNSSGNLSVTLDLTRDAKITAKFAGDARYKPKTATSTVGAHVKVSTAVSGHYKTKSAWSHTYYYFHQSKDPVFTTTMTAYPGRKQRLQIQVYTQGSWQTTGTEYFALSSSGKSAVTVTGTPPTGYRFRVRDSYINASSGDTVNSTTHGAWKYFIFTS; from the coding sequence ATGCGCACTCTTCCCATCGCCACGGCGTTCGCGGTCGTCTTCAGCTCCGCCGCCCTGGCCATCGGCACGGCCGGCACCGCCGCCGCCGACTCCAGCAAGAGCCTGCCGGTCAAGTCGTCCGCCGACATCGTGGTGGACGGCGTCCACCAGCACGTCTTCGTCAGCGACCCGTCCAACGGCAAGATCGTGGTCACCGACTACGCCGGAACCGTCGTCAAGCAGATCACCTCCCTGCCGGGTGTCATCGGCATGGAACTGTCGGCCGACTCGAACACGCTGTACGCGGCGGTGCGCGACGCCGACGCGGTGGTCGCCATCGACACCACCACGCAGACGGAGTCCGCCCGTTACGCGACCGGCGACGGCCACTACCCGCAGAGCGTCGCCCTGGCCGGCGGCAAGCTCTGGTTCGGCTACGGCGCCTCCGGGGGCGGCAACATCGGCTCGCTCGACCTCTCCGGCGAGCAGCCCGTGGTCACGCTCGACCAGGACCCGAACGTCTTCTGGTACAACGCGCCGATGCTCGACGCCGCGCCCGGCTCGAACCTCCTGGTCGGCGGCGAGAGCGACCGCCTCGGCGTGTACGACGTCTCCTCGGGCACCGCCACCCGCACCGCGACGGGCAACGGCAGCGGCAGCTTCGGGGAGCTCCAGGTCACCCCGGACGCCCAGCACGTCGTCGTGGCCAGCGGATCGCCGTACTACCACCAGGTGTTCAAGACCTCCGACCTCACCGCGGACGGCAAGTACGCCAGCGACGCGTACCCCAACTCCGTGGCGATCGCTCCGGACGGCGCGGTCGCGGCGGGCATCGACGGCTCGTACGAGCCGGACGTGTACGTGTACCGGCCGGGCACCACCACCTCGGTCCGCGACTACGACTTCCCGAACACGGGCCAGACCTCGGGCTCCGACCTGCTGGCCACCTCGGGACTGGCCTGGGCGCCGGACGACAGCCGGCTGTTCGCGGTGACGTCCAACAGCGAGGGCGTCTACTCGCTGCGCGTCCTGACCGACCCGACCAAGGCCGCCACCGCCATCACCGTGGACGCCCCGGCCACCGCCACCCGCGCCAAGCAGCTCACCGTCAAGGGCAAGGTCACCTCCAAGCTCGCGCTCCCGACGGGCGCCAAGCTCACGGTCACCCGCACCGACCTGGAGTCGCCGAGCGGCAAGGCCCTCGCCTCGACGACGGTCAAGTCCGACGGCACGTACTCCTTCACCGACACCCCGCCCGCCGGCGGCAAGGTCAAGTACACGCTGAAGTACGCGGGCGACGCGGACCACTCGGCGGGCTCCGGCTCCGACACGGTGGAGGTCTCGCGCGCCGCGACCACCCTGTCGCTCAACAACAACGGCAAGGTGTACGCGTACGGCGCCGACGTGAAGTTCACGGCGCACCTGGGGACGACGTACAAGAACCGCAAGGTCGAGATCTGGTCCGACCCGTACGGTTCCGACAAGCCCAACAAGCTGGTGAAGTCGGGCACGGTCAACTCGTCCGGCAATCTGTCGGTGACCCTCGACCTGACCCGTGACGCGAAGATCACGGCGAAGTTCGCGGGCGACGCGCGCTACAAGCCGAAGACGGCGACCAGCACGGTCGGCGCCCACGTGAAGGTCTCCACGGCGGTCAGCGGTCACTACAAGACCAAGTCGGCCTGGAGCCACACGTACTACTACTTCCACCAGTCCAAGGACCCCGTCTTCACCACCACGATGACGGCGTACCCGGGCCGCAAGCAGCGCCTCCAGATCCAGGTGTACACCCAGGGCTCCTGGCAGACCACGGGCACCGAGTACTTCGCGCTCAGCTCGTCCGGCAAGTCGGCGGTCACCGTGACCGGCACCCCGCCGACCGGCTACCGGTTCCGGGTCCGCGACTCGTACATCAACGCCTCGTCGGGCGACACCGTCAACTCCACGACGCACGGCGCCTGGAAGTACTTCATCTTCACCAGCTGA
- a CDS encoding PP2C family protein-serine/threonine phosphatase: MTRPRPKPGPGRYGAAGGRRSLLGFRPPTARPDAVQRQKLLRVGGRSVAWLPPLLLLVTIALLDWNTAGEFRIVSWIVLVPGIAAAICGVSGTAVLAVLSLIAYVLVDTSWPSQYQTGLPDFILVAVGGILATLACAVRVRGEQRMLHMRDVAETTRRTLLRPLAPGWGDLDHAAVYLAADSEARVGGDFYDIQPGLHGTRVLLGDVQGKGLGAVEAAAALLGTFRESAYHEPRLHTVADRLEVRMLRHVRYCAAIGRDDGDRFATGILVGFPESAATDTVEVINFGHEPPLVIAPDGVRSLPSGDGLPLGLSELTYDPPPLLRVPLAPGETLLLVTDGVTEARDAAGVFFPLRDRVAQALAEDPRTAEPHHLVQFVRDGTLLHAGGHLVDDTTIFAVRRPERTEAERHTGRET, encoded by the coding sequence ATGACGAGGCCGAGGCCGAAGCCGGGGCCTGGGCGGTACGGCGCGGCGGGCGGCCGGAGATCCCTGCTCGGCTTCCGGCCGCCCACCGCACGGCCGGATGCCGTCCAGCGGCAGAAGCTGCTGCGGGTGGGCGGCCGCAGCGTCGCGTGGCTGCCGCCGCTGCTGCTGCTCGTCACCATCGCGCTGCTCGACTGGAACACCGCCGGCGAGTTCCGGATCGTCTCCTGGATCGTGCTGGTGCCCGGTATCGCGGCGGCGATCTGCGGGGTCTCGGGCACGGCCGTGCTCGCGGTGCTCTCGCTGATCGCCTATGTCCTCGTGGACACGTCCTGGCCGAGCCAGTACCAGACGGGCCTGCCCGACTTCATCCTCGTCGCCGTCGGCGGCATCCTCGCGACCCTCGCCTGCGCGGTCCGGGTCCGCGGCGAGCAGCGCATGCTGCACATGCGGGACGTCGCCGAGACCACCCGGCGCACCCTGCTGCGCCCGCTGGCCCCGGGCTGGGGCGACCTGGACCACGCGGCCGTGTACCTCGCCGCCGACAGCGAGGCCCGCGTCGGCGGCGACTTCTACGACATCCAGCCGGGCCTGCACGGCACCCGCGTCCTGCTCGGCGACGTCCAGGGCAAGGGGCTAGGGGCGGTGGAGGCGGCGGCCGCGCTGCTCGGCACGTTCCGCGAGTCGGCGTACCACGAACCCCGGCTCCACACGGTCGCCGACCGCCTGGAGGTCCGGATGCTGCGGCACGTCCGCTACTGCGCGGCGATCGGCCGCGACGACGGAGACCGCTTCGCCACGGGCATCCTGGTCGGTTTCCCCGAATCCGCCGCCACGGACACCGTCGAGGTCATCAACTTCGGTCACGAACCCCCGCTCGTGATCGCCCCCGACGGCGTACGGTCGCTGCCGTCCGGCGACGGACTCCCGCTCGGGCTCAGCGAGTTGACGTACGACCCGCCGCCCCTGCTGCGCGTCCCGCTGGCCCCCGGCGAGACCCTGCTCCTGGTCACCGACGGCGTGACCGAGGCCCGCGACGCGGCGGGCGTCTTCTTCCCGCTCCGCGACCGGGTCGCCCAGGCCCTGGCCGAGGACCCACGCACCGCCGAACCGCACCACCTGGTCCAGTTCGTCCGCGACGGCACCCTGCTGCACGCCGGCGGTCATCTGGTCGACGACACAACGATCTTCGCCGTACGACGCCCGGAGCGCACGGAGGCGGAGAGGCATACGGGGAGAGAGACATAG
- a CDS encoding NAD(P)-dependent oxidoreductase gives MKLVLFGATGMVGSRIATEASARGHQVVAVSRSGQSPIPGVTATAADASDPAKVAELAAGADAVASACVPPRDGSDPREPFLAINRALVEGVRQAGVRRLLVVGGAGSLEIAPGQAVADQPGFPEAYLPEALAHRDALAYYRTVDDGLDWTYVSPAAEIAPGERTGTFRIGGDRMLTDDHGNSRISAEDYAIAFVDELEKDAHPRARMSVAY, from the coding sequence ATGAAGCTCGTACTCTTCGGCGCCACCGGCATGGTCGGCAGCCGTATCGCCACGGAGGCATCGGCGCGCGGACACCAGGTCGTGGCCGTGAGCCGCTCCGGGCAGTCCCCGATCCCCGGGGTCACCGCGACGGCGGCGGACGCCTCGGACCCGGCGAAGGTGGCGGAGCTGGCGGCGGGCGCGGACGCGGTGGCCTCGGCCTGCGTGCCGCCCAGGGACGGCTCCGACCCGCGCGAGCCCTTCCTCGCGATCAACAGGGCGCTGGTGGAGGGCGTACGGCAGGCCGGCGTGCGGCGGCTCCTGGTCGTCGGCGGCGCCGGCAGCCTGGAGATCGCGCCCGGACAGGCGGTGGCCGACCAGCCCGGCTTCCCCGAGGCCTACCTCCCGGAGGCCCTCGCCCACCGCGACGCCCTCGCCTACTACCGCACCGTCGACGACGGCCTCGACTGGACCTACGTCTCGCCCGCCGCCGAGATCGCCCCCGGCGAACGTACGGGCACCTTCCGTATCGGCGGCGACCGGATGCTCACCGACGACCACGGCAACAGCCGGATCAGCGCCGAGGACTACGCGATCGCCTTCGTCGACGAGCTGGAGAAGGACGCCCACCCGCGCGCCCGGATGTCGGTCGCGTACTGA
- a CDS encoding SH3 domain-containing protein has product MRETPALRTLAAALFTGGVLTAAAVGTPAAAAPSAHTSGGGGSNSPVWGTVVSRGDLNLRLQPTSNSPVVGRLSPGTQDRVECVVTGQSVFGDSDWYWLVGAHAWASAAFVDTGRQWVPSCSDPCPDSNDGYWNNSNGNDNSGWNGGSGGSNNSNWNDDKSSWNNDNSSWNSDPCNDPGWSSSGSGTWSFSISGSWSWSLTGSSSSSWDWVPGGR; this is encoded by the coding sequence ATGCGCGAAACCCCGGCCCTGCGGACCCTTGCCGCGGCCCTGTTCACCGGCGGCGTTCTCACCGCGGCGGCGGTGGGCACCCCGGCGGCTGCGGCTCCGTCGGCGCACACCTCCGGTGGCGGCGGCTCGAACAGTCCGGTATGGGGCACTGTCGTCTCCCGCGGCGATCTGAACCTGCGGTTGCAGCCCACCTCGAACTCGCCGGTCGTCGGCAGGCTCTCACCGGGCACCCAAGACCGCGTCGAGTGCGTGGTGACGGGACAGAGCGTCTTCGGCGACTCCGACTGGTACTGGCTCGTGGGCGCGCACGCCTGGGCCAGCGCCGCCTTCGTGGACACCGGCCGGCAGTGGGTGCCGAGCTGCTCGGACCCGTGCCCGGACTCGAACGACGGGTACTGGAACAACTCGAACGGGAACGACAACTCCGGCTGGAACGGCGGCTCCGGCGGGAGCAACAACTCCAACTGGAATGACGACAAATCCAGCTGGAACAACGACAACTCGTCCTGGAACTCCGACCCCTGCAACGACCCCGGCTGGAGTTCCTCCGGCTCGGGCACCTGGAGCTTCAGCATCTCCGGCTCGTGGAGCTGGAGCCTGACCGGCTCCTCTTCCAGCTCCTGGGACTGGGTCCCAGGAGGCAGGTGA
- a CDS encoding aminotransferase-like domain-containing protein — MEDYRRIADRIAEDIAAGRLRPGERLPPQRVFARRRGIAGSTAGRVYGELVRRGLVVGEVGRGTFVRAAPLPSGRALAEPATTAPVNLELNYPSAPGQSELLAPALAPLLRPDVLAESLRTAPATGTAAAREAAAGLLAAPGWRPAPSRLTFAGNARQAIAAALASLVRPGGRVGIESLTYPLVKEIANRLGITLVPLPMDAEGLRPEAVTAAHRSTPLSAVYVQPTLHNPTSVTMGEARRHQLAATARALDLPLVEDRIWSFLHEGPLDPLAAYAPERTYVVDGLSKRVAPGLTVGFLVAPEGRVEQAAAALRSGAWTASRFALEAAVRWIADGTVEHLVRAKRADAAHRQRLVAEHLRGYTVHSDPHGYYAWWELPYPWRADTFAAAAAERGMAITPGSAFTVPVLGTRAEDCVRLGLASTAPPELAQALRTLAGIARTRP, encoded by the coding sequence GTGGAGGACTACCGGCGGATAGCCGACCGGATCGCCGAGGACATCGCCGCCGGGCGGCTCAGGCCCGGTGAACGGCTGCCCCCGCAGCGGGTGTTCGCGCGGCGGCGCGGCATCGCGGGGTCGACGGCCGGGCGGGTGTACGGCGAACTGGTACGGCGCGGACTGGTCGTCGGCGAGGTCGGGCGCGGCACCTTCGTGCGGGCCGCGCCGCTCCCCTCGGGCCGCGCGCTCGCCGAACCGGCGACCACCGCACCGGTCAACCTGGAGCTCAACTACCCCTCCGCGCCCGGCCAGTCGGAGCTCCTCGCCCCCGCCCTGGCCCCGCTGCTGCGCCCCGACGTCCTCGCGGAGTCCCTGCGCACCGCGCCCGCCACCGGCACGGCCGCCGCCCGCGAGGCCGCCGCCGGGCTCCTCGCCGCCCCGGGCTGGCGCCCTGCCCCGTCCCGGCTGACCTTCGCGGGCAACGCCCGTCAGGCCATCGCCGCCGCGCTCGCCTCCCTCGTACGGCCCGGGGGCCGCGTCGGCATCGAGTCCCTGACGTATCCCCTGGTCAAGGAGATCGCGAACCGTCTTGGCATCACGCTGGTCCCGCTGCCCATGGACGCGGAGGGGCTCCGCCCGGAGGCGGTCACGGCCGCACACCGTTCGACACCGCTGTCCGCCGTGTACGTCCAGCCGACCCTGCACAACCCGACGTCGGTGACGATGGGGGAAGCGCGACGGCACCAACTGGCGGCCACGGCAAGGGCGTTGGACCTCCCACTCGTCGAGGACCGCATCTGGTCCTTCCTCCACGAGGGCCCCCTCGACCCCCTCGCCGCGTACGCGCCCGAGCGCACGTATGTCGTCGACGGTCTCTCCAAACGTGTCGCCCCGGGCCTCACGGTCGGTTTCCTCGTCGCGCCGGAGGGACGGGTCGAGCAGGCGGCGGCGGCTCTCCGCTCGGGCGCGTGGACCGCGAGCCGGTTCGCCCTGGAGGCGGCGGTGCGCTGGATCGCCGACGGCACGGTGGAGCACCTGGTCCGCGCCAAGCGCGCGGACGCGGCGCACCGCCAGCGCCTGGTCGCCGAGCATCTGCGCGGGTACACCGTGCACTCCGACCCGCACGGGTATTACGCCTGGTGGGAGCTGCCGTACCCGTGGCGCGCCGACACCTTCGCGGCGGCCGCGGCGGAGCGGGGGATGGCGATCACCCCGGGGTCCGCCTTCACCGTTCCGGTCCTCGGCACGCGCGCCGAGGACTGCGTCAGGCTCGGACTCGCGTCGACTGCTCCGCCGGAGCTTGCGCAAGCTCTCCGGACGCTCGCCGGTATCGCGCGTACGCGCCCGTGA
- a CDS encoding alpha/beta fold hydrolase, with amino-acid sequence MAPFLAYEDEGGAGSSALPLVLIHGHPFDHTMWAPQTAAFAPERRVIAPDLRGYGASPVVPGVTPLSTFAEDIAALLDELGVAEFVLAGLSMGGQIVMECYRQFPERIRGLVLADTFPAAETPEGKKARNDMADRLLREGMRGYADEVLHKMVAPYADAEVTAHVHRMMTSTPPEGAAAALRGRAERPDYRELLTRVTVPALVVVGADDEYTPVSDAQAMHAALPDSTLHVIGSAAHMPNLERAEEFNGVLAGFLARLGD; translated from the coding sequence ATGGCACCCTTCCTCGCATACGAGGACGAAGGGGGCGCCGGTTCGTCGGCGCTTCCCCTTGTCCTGATCCACGGCCACCCTTTCGATCACACCATGTGGGCTCCCCAGACCGCCGCGTTCGCGCCGGAGCGCCGCGTGATCGCCCCGGACCTGCGCGGCTACGGCGCCTCCCCGGTGGTCCCCGGGGTCACCCCCCTCTCGACGTTCGCCGAGGACATCGCGGCGCTGCTGGACGAGCTGGGGGTGGCGGAGTTCGTGCTGGCCGGGCTCTCCATGGGCGGCCAGATCGTCATGGAGTGCTACCGGCAGTTCCCGGAGCGGATCCGGGGCCTGGTCCTCGCGGACACCTTCCCGGCCGCCGAGACACCGGAGGGCAAGAAGGCCCGCAACGACATGGCGGACCGGCTGCTGCGTGAGGGGATGCGCGGGTACGCCGACGAGGTGCTGCACAAGATGGTCGCGCCGTACGCGGACGCGGAGGTCACGGCCCATGTGCACCGCATGATGACCTCGACCCCGCCCGAGGGCGCGGCGGCCGCCCTGCGGGGCCGGGCCGAACGCCCCGACTACCGCGAGCTGCTGACCCGGGTCACCGTCCCGGCCCTGGTCGTCGTGGGCGCCGACGACGAGTACACCCCGGTGTCCGACGCGCAGGCGATGCACGCGGCGCTCCCCGACTCCACGCTGCACGTGATCGGGTCGGCGGCCCACATGCCGAACCTGGAGCGGGCGGAGGAGTTCAACGGGGTGCTGGCGGGGTTCCTGGCGCGGCTCGGCGACTGA
- a CDS encoding DUF7144 family membrane protein has translation MAQNTAPPAPESSARSSWASGGTVFAGVLMMVSGVVGVLNGISNIAKDDVYTRIGTYVYAFNLTTWGWIHLIIGVLVAVTGWGILKGFDVARGFGIGLAALYLIENFMFLPYSPVWSIVSIALAVFVMWALATADHSHATL, from the coding sequence ATGGCCCAGAACACCGCACCGCCCGCCCCCGAGTCCTCCGCCCGCTCGTCCTGGGCCTCGGGCGGCACCGTCTTCGCCGGTGTCCTGATGATGGTCAGCGGCGTCGTGGGCGTGCTCAACGGCATCTCGAACATCGCCAAGGACGACGTCTACACCCGCATCGGCACCTACGTGTACGCGTTCAACCTCACCACCTGGGGCTGGATCCACCTCATCATCGGCGTGCTCGTCGCGGTCACCGGCTGGGGCATCCTGAAGGGCTTCGACGTGGCCCGCGGCTTCGGCATCGGTCTGGCGGCCCTCTACCTGATCGAGAACTTCATGTTCCTGCCCTACTCCCCCGTCTGGTCCATCGTCTCCATCGCCCTCGCGGTCTTCGTGATGTGGGCGCTGGCGACCGCCGACCACTCGCACGCGACGCTGTAG